The genomic window GCCTAGCGCAATGGCCGTTCCGCCTTCcgcgagaagaagatggtcTGGCGGGAAGGCGCTATTCCCAATTGTGCCCGTCATCGCCAGCGTCCCTACCCTTTTCACTCCGCATTCAAGAGAATTGGGTTCACTAGTTTGCGCAAATAAAGTGGACACCTCGCGGTGAGCATTTCATCCATGACAGGACCAGGAGCATTCACCGTTTTCCATTCATCATACGGTAGTAGTGTATCAATCAAAACGGTCTCTCCCgcggcacacacacaccttcacacacacaccttcCAATCCTTCCACCGAGCTTCCAGAAACactttttgttgctttccAGCTTGGCCGTCCAAGCTCTCCGGGCTGTCCTTGTCTTCACTCTCCAACAGCTGCCCGAAAGGGAAGACCTCACCGCACTGGAGCCAGCACAGTACGCTACATACGGACAAGTCCGCAAAACAAGACATTGCAAGCCGCCACTCGGCGCACTTTTTTACTGAACGCCTGAACCGGCATCACGAGCCTGACGGCGAACTCCCCGGAAGTCCGTTTTCTTGATTTTTGATTGTCGATTCCGGGGTGCCGGTCAGCTTCCAATCGCATGCTCAGCTTCGTATTACGCCTGTAATTACTAACAGGCCGTTTCATTACACGCAGGACACAGGAACAGACAGAAGAAAACGTTTCCCTCCCGAGCTCTCCCAGACATGATAATTCAGCGGATATCCGTCTCGGGGCTATTCTGGGGTCTCATTTCACAGCGGTGATGGACCTAGTGTAAATGGCATCAGAGGGATCTGACCCGCTGCGCCTGCGCCTTCGAATGACGGGCATCTCGGCTCCGCTAGCCAAGTTGCGCTCCCGCCCGCTGCGCCTAAACTCGCTCAGTATCCAGTGTCCACGCTTGCCAGCTCACTCACTTCCCGTCAGCTTCTGACCAAAGACCTCGATCACGATGTGGGCATTGGCCACTTTTCTATGCAAGCCCGAGCTCCAACATGTCACACACTAGTTGCATAATGAAGAGAAGCACACGCCATATCAAGCACGGCTTTATATACccatctcaccaccatcagcagaCCCTCATGCCTTagccaccaacaactgaGTCTACCACACACCCCCTTAGGAGCTTGGTCTCCTTCCTGCGGTCAGTGAGGCCATTTGAGAGACAGTCACAGTACTAGCAGCAGTTAAGCGCCAGGTGTGCAGGTTGTCGACCCAACCGCAGACGGTGAGCATCTGAGGATCTGCCAGAGGTCTCAGAACCAGCATCGTGGCGGGCTTGGTCAGTGGGTGATCTCGCCGCCATGTGTTGACTAGTTAGCACTTATACCACGCAGactgctcctcctgccaTCTTGGGCATAACAAAGAGCTTCCTACCGGGGAGAATCTGCACACATTTAAAACGACCACCGCTTCATCGGATTGCTCGTCAAGGTCCAAACTGGACGTTCTCCGGCCCACATTATGGCGCGCTTTATAGCTGCCAAGAattgagaagaaaaaaacgtTGGCTCAGAACGGAAACCGCTTTGGAACTAGCCCTGGAGGAGTGGATTACAGGGCTTATACTGCCGCTCATGCGAGCCACCCATCCAGCTGCTCGGGGCCAGTTCCTCGGGTCGCTAGGGGTGCGGGAGTCACGCAAGTGAAGAGTGTCTTGCTTGTCTTCCCGCCCGCGTTGAAGACCGTTGCCAGCGCCCATCATTTCTTTTTGCCTCGTTCAAcatgaaaaaagaaagagacgaGAAAGACTGTCCGGCAGCCAACCATTCCAGAAGGAGTCGTTGTCGAAGCCCCGTTGTGGCCCTAGCAGACGGGCAAGCATTTACGCATTCTGCAGTTccacgccccccctccccggcttCCATGGCCAGTGGTAACTGGACCCCGGTACCTGTCCAGGGCACTACTGACACCTCCACTGCCCAAAGGACCCAACTACTCGTTCGTGCTGAAGTCAAGGGTCAGCATCCTAGCTCATACACTACCTACTAGGTACACTGGTACCTACACTGTTCCTTGACCGATaagagggggagtgggtAAGAAAACGACATGGGCCTTACACCTGGGGGTTTAAAGGTTGGTGCGTGGCAACCGCAAGAGCCTGCTATCTTTGTCATTTCCAACCTGGACGCTCTCAATATCTTCTTGTCCCAAGTCTTCAACCTTTGGTCTCGGGACAGTAACGGAAAAGTGGCCCCGAAAGAGTACGCTGAGACGGGGCTTTGATATCAGTAACACTATTGCCGCCGTTCGGAAGACACGATAACTACTGGGCTGCTCTCTCAGTCCACTCCCCCGAGCTCCTCGATACCCACCACAGAGACACCACAGGTCCCCTCTTTGTTGTAAAATTGCGAGGCAACGACGGGAAGGCCTTGGCTGTGCTGTGGGATTGTCCATTCAGACGACAAATCACCTTAGCGCAAACTCTGGGGTCCCTCACTTCGACCACTCAACTGCGAAGAGCATCCGTACGGAGGAGATATTAAGTAGTGGCTCGCCCCGCTGGGTCACCCGCAGCCCGTTCTGCTTGAAACGTATGTGTGTCTCTGCATTCGCTACCTGATATATTCGGCAAAgatcccatcccatcccgtACTCCACGACGGCTGTACCCTTTCCTGTCCGAGGTATCCTGCAGCGTGGCTTCCATCAAACCTGGTGCTGGCACGCAACCGCCTGACGCAGGCCAACGCATAGAGGAGGTCGTGGGCCTTTGAACACGCACTTGCATCTACCTTGGCGTCATTGCTCCGCTGCCGCTCTCCAGTACGGCCCAGTGTCGTCCTACAGCTCCGCCAGCAGAGGACGTGGTTCGGAATCCGCTCTCTCAGCGCCTTACACACCTTGTGTGACATAAAGGGACATCGTGAGAGCACCTCCCGGGACCCCAAACCTTCCATCCTTGACAGTGGAACAGCCGGCTTATAGCTGTTTCAACACGAATCCGTCAGTCTGGCGATCACGGCGCCGATTCACCAGCGGTGGGCCCAAGAACCAGCACCCCGCTGGTCTGGTGCGGACACCTCGCTGCTGTTCACGACAGCCGCCCAGGACCACCGAAGGAGGGGAGCCCAAGGTACTGGCCTTGACCAAGGACTGGTCCTCCCGGTGCCCGACAGCAGTTACAGGCGTCAATGTCACGGTCTTCAAGGCCTCAAAAGCGAAGGGGAACAGACCTCGATGTCGCAGGGGGggccagcacctcccccttcttctcgtccttcttcgcAATCGCCAGCGACAgacaccacctctccacaacaccgacaacaacatctcGGTCAACAAGATGCTCCCAGAACACAGTCGTCCCATAAACCCAGCGGAGCAACGGTAGTCGAAGGAAACGAAAGAGGCTGGCAGCCAGGAAACCGACCCTCTGGCGTACACAACATCCTTAATCCCGCAGGCTCACAACCTGCTCCTGCCGAAGGCAGCCCCCAACCAACAATGGGGCCAACTCCTCAATATGGGACAACACAGGGCTCGCCTTCACGTCCTTATACCATCCCAGGACAGAGTGGGGCTTCCACACCAAGGGCAACTCACGCGCAGACACGTCCGACAGCATCTCCGGCCGGTGGTTCCTCTTCGGCCGAGAGGGGCTCACCTTCATCTGTCCATCCCTATCCTTTTACTGCGAGACGGATACTAACCCCAAAGTCCCCGAGAGTTGCAAGCCTTAGCAGGGCTGCTCTGCGAACAGTCGAACCCCAGCTCGCAAATTTACCGGCCCCTACTCCGAGAACTTCGTCTCAGACAAATGACCTTTCCATGCTCATCGGTCCTCCGTTGGGAGCTCCGTCGCCATACCCCGGCTCCCACGCCCCCACGCGGCCGACCTCTGGGCTTTCTCGATCACTCTCACAACCCAGTCTGAGCCACGGCCACCCAATGGCACACCCCCGTGAACTAGCACACCCAGCTCCCCTCAAACGTGAACACAGCGGGCAGCCAGTCTTTCCAGGCTCACCATATGGGACACCGACCATGTCAAGCAGGGGACTGCCGGCATCCAATCCTCATGGTGATGGGCGATGGGGGCCAGGGCCCATGGGCACACTTCCGCCAGCAGGCTCAGCAACTCGAAGCTTGCAGATTTCGGAAGGCCAGACTCTATTAACAATCACACCGAGGCATGGAGAGGAGATTGTGGTTCCGGTGGACGTTCACCAAGCGTCGAAGCAGGCGGATGAGAAGAGACAACGAAACGCGGGGGCTTCAGCGAGATTCAGACAgcgcaagaaggagagggagagagaacaGCAACAGGGGCTACAAAAGTTGGAGTCGAGAAACCGGGAGTTGGAAAGGAAGGcggatgagctggagaagcgGTGCCAGGAGCTACAAATTGAGCGTGACCACTACAGAAATGACCGAAATCGTCTGCGAGATATCGTTGCCCGAACGGCTGGTATCAGCGAGTGGGCGGAAGGACCGCCGAGCCCGTCTACGTCAAGAGTCCCAGCACCCTATCCAACGGCAGGAGATAGCAGGTCACATACACCACACCAACAGCCGATGCCAGTATCGCACGCGCACTCACAGTCACACTCTCACCCAtaccctcaccctcaccctgctgctcaccctcttcaacatccccacCCACATCCTCATGTGCGCCCGAGCGCCTACGGGGAACCATCTATGCTCGAGCCGCCCctgagaaggcgaagaacaGATTCCGAACCTCAGATGCCCACATCATCCTTTGCCCTGTCCACACCGACCACCCTGCCACCCATCGCTGGTGCTTCTGCGTTTGGAATCCCACCGTCTCCCCATATTACACCACCCCCGGGACCTTCACGACTACCCCCTCTTCGATTCGAGCCCCAGCCGGGAGGaacttcctcgacgacaccATCACCTGCCCCCAGCGgccctccctctctgccaCCGACGCTTCCCccgtccctcccccctcaaccgaTCACACCATACCCGCCTCAATACCACCGAAAGAGCTCGTACGAAACCGCCGGTTGGGCTACCGAGCCACGACCTTCTGAGGGAGGACCGAGGTGAATAACGCATACGACAGAACATACTACACATATCGAATCATTTACACCCAATACCTTATAAtacccccttccaccacatACATTTCCTTTGTTTTTATTGGGCATCATACTAGAGGATCAAAACAAATTGCCACGGGCGACCAGGGCGAGGCCAGACGGACCACAGTTTCTTGTTTAGGGcgggaggagaaagaaaatTCAAAAGATGTTTTTGGCTTTGTTTTTCTAACTGTcgtttgtttcttttgtctttttgctAGCATTTTGGAAGCGCGGGGTTTCTTgatgggttgtttttgggttttgggtttTCTATTATCAAACTTGTTGTAATACCCACCACACAGCATATAgcattccttttttttctgtctgtataatttttttttgttgaatATCAAGTTTCTAATCATCataacaccaccacctgcacATATTCAGCCTTTTGTTCAGTTATGTAcaatcctttttttttttctgttttttaGATATCTTCGCGGAGAGAGGAGGTacggtgggaggaggaataaTTGTCTTTTTGGGCTACTATGCCAATGAAAGCTTAGCTGGGGAGGATTGGGTGGGTTTTCTCTTTTATGGACACACGGGCGTTGGATTAGGAAAAgttggagcagcagcagaaagTGTGCGTGTGTTCCTGCAAGAAGTTTCACCGATTGGACAATGTTTTCTCCTTGGTTTCTTGCCTCTGATTTGTCTGCTTTAATCTTGACAAGTTCGGttcaaagaggaggaggctgggagggggggagagcAAGGTTTCAGGGGAGCAGCCGGCGAGCATATTCGATACCAAGATTGTTTTTATCATTGTTGTTCAAGTTCTATTCGTTGAATACCCGACAGGATACAAAGTCAACAGACGGCCGAGGTAGGAGGTTGGGCGGGGGCTACGGGCAGCGGTAGAATGCAAACTGCATGTGTATATGTATGTTTACATACTGCATGCCTGTctgtgagggggaggaggctggagCTGTATCCAATGGGGATATATAATAGGGTAGTAGCACGCGACTGGCAAGAAGCTGTGGTTTGCTGTTCGGCCGTGATCTCTCAAAGCTGCAGCTGCGAGATAGAACTTTGAGAAGCAAAGCTACTGTTACAGTACATGTACATATATTTGGTACATTGCATACATTATTGTATATCTAGTTGCAACCGCCAGCAAGTAAATCAAGAATGTCCAAAGGATCAGAACAGCCACAAAGCTAGTTACATGCCTAATTAGGTAGGGTCAAAGTGCGGAAATAATAAAACGTCAAGGTTGACCGGTGGTCTACACATCAAACTGTGGCTTAAGAGTTGCTGTTGTCCATGCATTCAGACGCCAGATGATAAAATCCCGATTACCGCGCTTAAATGATTCGACATAGGCGCCGTTTTAtgctcccctttcccccaccacacccaccttCACACGAATCCAACATGCATGTTTTGGGCGAGCGcgggtgatggagggtggtgttgcagTTTCGCCAGGCTGCAGAAAgtgcagaaaaaaaaatgtagGTATTGTATGTGTGAGGATGAattgtgctgctgctgctgcaacacCAGAGTTACGTTGACTTTTCACCCATccacagacacacacaaacTGCTGAGCCGCAGCCTCGTTCTGCTGCAACATATGCAAGAAGGCTTGCCTCGCCTTGTCAAACCGTtgtcccccccatccccccgATTTACCCTTTTCAGCATCATGCTGTGTTGCAACACACACCTATGTGacaacccacccccgcctTGGGCCTCCCCCAtaacacctcctcctccaaaaagatGGTGTGTAAGAAACCGTCTGGTCGGgcgaggtgaggaagggaagaCCGGGCAAAACCAGGTTGGGGTGTACAGTGCTACTAATCCTGGGTGATCCATGAGGTGGCTACTACCGGTCAACACACCCATCACCGGTCACCACCcattccttccttccttccttccttcctcccccccaccaccgccgccgcctcgcaGAAAGCTAGGTCTTGAACAAGACGACCCTGTGGCACATTGTGTTGTTCCAGAGTTTCTTGGCTCCCTTGTTCACAATCTCATCATTTTCCCACTCGCCGCGTCTGACGATAGTTTTTTGCCATTGGCCGTGTACAAGCGACCGCAGCAAATAAATCATTTGCATGAAATGAAGGTATTCCATTCGTCACAACCTCCTTGTCACGCCATCATTGATACGAACCGCTTGTACTCGGTTGCTACCGGGCTCAGTAAGAAATCCGCCGGTTTCTGTAGCGATATGCCCTCTCGCCATTGAATACCTCCACTCCACCGCATCTCGTCGGTTAGTTGCATGGCATAGCGGCACATGGCGAGTTAGATATTCGACAGGCTGGGCTAATTAGAACAAGAGAAACGGCTGGCTTTTTGGTCGTGTCGGTCGAATCAGAGACGAAAGGATGCAATATCTTTTTTGAGCCAGTTGAAACTCACTCGCGAGAAATCAACCGTGGGCGGGTCGACTCGTAGCGTCGATCCAACGTCCGCAAGTGGAAGCGCTATTAGATTGTGGATACGACAGTGATAGGAAGAAGCAAGAACATCGACCAGTCAACCAAAAGAAGACGCCGTTGTGCATCTTGGCTGAGTCGAAGCTTGCGTATACTCTCCTTTTACAGGCGCGGAAAGCAAGGTGGTATTCCATTTCCGTCTCTGCAGAATCTCCATCTCACATCCATGTCTCATCTCGGTGTCTTCATCGTGGGGTTCTTCAGCGATGAAGAAAGTCACCCGACTCATCAAGGTTCCTAGCATGTGGATTGTTCCACCGTTTCGAGGTGCCATTGCTGGGGCGGTGTTGTTCGAGATGACATGATCTTGACAAGCTGGGCGTCAGCCAACCGGGCTAAATTTTTGGCGGCTGCCAATCACGGTATGTCGAGATTTCAATATCCGAAACAGGCGCAAAAGTACGAGGGTGAGCCGGAATAGAGTGCCTTCTTACTTCGGAGCTTGTCATATCGGTGTAACTCTCTCGAATTTGCGGtggatggtggcggtgaccGCTACCGAAGGTTGGACATTCTGTTTTATTCATTGGCATCTCAAGGTGTTGGTCATAAGTGATTGGGAAATGAGAGTACATCAGTCAGGATGGTAGAGAGTAGACCGTGATCCCTGAGTGTTTTGCGTAAATGATAGCCGAGCATGTTTGACAGAATACTGGACTAAAAATCGATAGGTGCGCGGGATGATGGCTTGTGAGGGTTGCTCGCTACCTCAAGGCCGTCCGAGTATCGTCTGGGGCCTGTGGAAGTGTAGCAGTCCTTGTCTTTCTGTCCCACACGTTGCAAAACAGTGCCGTACCGGCAAGTTCGATCTCGGTAAATCGGAGGCGACGTTGCAACGAAACCGGCAGTCTGCCCAAATTCAGTCGACATCGCGAGATAAACAGCGCGTTTTTGAGATTGCTGTTGACACCATCGAAGACCGTTGTAACTCTTCGAATCTTGTCATTGTCCCTACCGacttttcctcctcccactggaGAAACGGAGCGTGGTGCTTCAGCGGGTCCTCGTCCAtggaaggagaagattgccCTGGGCCTTCATCACATGACGAATTGGGCCAAGGAAGCCATAGAATAGCaccgaaaaagaaagaaaaatcTATTCACAAGTCTTTGGTTGTCATCTGGGGAGCGAGTCGGCGATGTAACATCACCATAGGATTACCGAGGTGTCCACCGCCAGATGATGCTGGAGACGGTGAGAAGACTTACTCGGCGGGACAAGATAGCGGTGTGTACTGAAATGTATCAAACTGAACTGGCGTTGAAGCCCAATACAGTGCGGTGGTAAGCAGTGTGTCTGCACCCaatggtgtggttgggggaggcACAGTCGTTGCTCCCGCACCCATGTTGGGGTTACATGATCCGACCTGTCGGGTTTGGGCTTGTACATGGGTCAGTCATGGCCACGGGACGTTGATCCGGATCGGTGGGACGATTCAGCGACCAAAGGGGGAATTGGAATTTAATGCAAAGGTTGTTTCAAGCAGTGAAAGTGGGAGCTGAGAAACGGTGATAAGATATCCTTGGCGATAGCAATGCAATGCAACAGCAACTGCCGAGCCCAAGTGGATTTCAACTGGCCTTGGAGGGCTGAGAGGGGGATTGAGAAGGGGATATTGTGATAGCTTAGGgatgaaaagaagaagaaggggactGTGTAATAGAAGCTCGATG from Podospora pseudoanserina strain CBS 124.78 chromosome 7 map unlocalized CBS124.78p_7.2, whole genome shotgun sequence includes these protein-coding regions:
- a CDS encoding uncharacterized protein (EggNog:ENOG503P5BD); this encodes MSQGGPAPPPSSRPSSQSPATDTTSPQHRQQHLGQQDAPRTQSSHKPSGATVVEGNERGWQPGNRPSGVHNILNPAGSQPAPAEGSPQPTMGPTPQYGTTQGSPSRPYTIPGQSGASTPRATHAQTRPTASPAGGSSSAERGSPSSVHPYPFTARRILTPKSPRVASLSRAALRTVEPQLANLPAPTPRTSSQTNDLSMLIGPPLGAPSPYPGSHAPTRPTSGLSRSLSQPSLSHGHPMAHPRELAHPAPLKREHSGQPVFPGSPYGTPTMSSRGLPASNPHGDGRWGPGPMGTLPPAGSATRSLQISEGQTLLTITPRHGEEIVVPVDVHQASKQADEKRQRNAGASARFRQRKKEREREQQQGLQKLESRNRELERKADELEKRCQELQIERDHYRNDRNRLRDIVARTAGISEWAEGPPSPSTSRVPAPYPTAGDSRSHTPHQQPMPVSHAHSQSHSHPYPHPHPAAHPLQHPHPHPHVRPSAYGEPSMLEPPLRRRRTDSEPQMPTSSFALSTPTTLPPIAGASAFGIPPSPHITPPPGPSRLPPLRFEPQPGGTSSTTPSPAPSGPPSLPPTLPPSLPPQPITPYPPQYHRKSSYETAGWATEPRPSEGGPR